A window from Citrus sinensis cultivar Valencia sweet orange chromosome 5, DVS_A1.0, whole genome shotgun sequence encodes these proteins:
- the LOC102611957 gene encoding uncharacterized protein LOC102611957, which translates to MAENVDEGNENDFKENDNVSQENEISRRNRPFIEYFKQEAKILREQGKKVLFYMDSISFARKFIDKSLSPITTWTNRDVTNLLSFVKKNGGYGSSKVNLREIHPQQNTAQETFDGTSRKNEECIHNCQHQKELSLVRKDIGRMALELDGLKHSMGSWMQQMQQVMETFKENLTQKQVEQQKENNGAAIGITSPS; encoded by the exons ATGGCTGAAAATGTAGATGAGGGTAACGAGAATGATTTCAAGGAGAATGATAATGTGAGCcaggaaaatgaaatttcaagAAGAAATCGACCTTTCATTGAGTATTT caagcaagaagcaaaaatattacgggaacaaggaaaaaaagtg CTTTTTTACATGGATTCTATATCATTTGCAcgaaaatttattgataaatctTTGAGTCCAATAACAACATGGACAAATCGAGATGTAACTAACTTATTGAGTTTTGTTAAGAAAAATGGCGGTTATGGGAGCTCAAAG GTTAATTTGCGAGAAATCCATCCTCAACAAAACACGGCCCAGGAAACATTTGATGGAACAAGTCGGAAGAATGAAGAATGCATACATAATTGTCAACATCAAAAGGAATTATCACTTGTTCGAAAAGATATTGGCCGTATGGCATTGGAGCTTGATGGTTTAAAGCATTCAATGGGTAGCTGGATGCAGCAAATGCAACAAGTAATGGAAACCTTTAAAGAGAACTTAACACAAAAGCAAGTTGAGCAGCAAAAGGAGAATAATGGCGCTGCTATTGGAATTACTTCTCCTTCCTGA
- the LOC102607107 gene encoding uncharacterized protein LOC102607107 produces the protein MKRAKERPDGDDILEKKLLDEENVEEKHDERILTGESDLNEGKRKQIFYNAAIQDNGRNDDCSIEEESSNQLSVFEVKDMRSRKRKPGPYQKSPYNQFPKRRSKQNFFHDSITLLNSFSEEDMKLLQYIFQGELPMDEHIVDGISFFVSRQEMFSLAPNTWIIDTVIDCFVNYLTNKERAKTSLEMRIWYLPTIFSQKIVANMDSKKKSSIEDFVKNHNIRDKYMSELAVCEKIYVPINDGFAHWYLAVLIVKTQTVENWDSLPSNSSNSHREEIVRAILQGLDEVFLDDFLGNFHSC, from the exons ATGAAGAGAGCCAAAGAAAGGCCAGATGGAGATGATATTCTTGAGAAGAAATTACTGGATGAGGAGAATGTTGAAGAGAAACATGATGAGAGAATTTTGACGGGCGAGTCAGACCTAAATGAGGGAAAGCGTAAGCAAATTTTCTACAATGCAGCTATACAG GATAATGGCCGGAATGATGATTGTTCTATTGAAGAGGAATCATCAAACCAACTTAGTGTATTTGAGGTTAAAGATATGCGCTCCCGAAAGCGAAAGCCTGGTCCATACCAAAAATCCCCTTATAATCAGTTTCCCAAAAGACgaagcaaacaaaatttttttcatgattCAATCACTCtactaaattcattttcagaGGAAGATATGAAGTTGCTGCAATATATATTTCAAGGAGAATTGCCTATGGA TGAGCATATTGTTGATGGAATTAGTTTTTTCGTCTCTCGCCAAGAGATGTTTTCTTTGGCTCCTAATACTTGGATCATTGACACA GTCATAGATTGTTTCGTCAACTACTTGACAAACAAAGAACGTGCAAAAACGAGCCTAGAGATGCGTATTTGGTATTTGCCCACCATATTTTCG CAAAAAATAGTGGCAAACATGGActctaaaaagaaatcaaGCATCGAAGACTTTgtcaaaaatcataatattcgAGATAAGTACATGTCAGAACTTGCAGTATGTGAAAAG ATCTATGTTCCTATAAATGATGGCTTTGCACATTGGTATCTGGCGGTGTTGATTGTTAAAACGCAAACCGTTGAAAATTGGGACTCTTTACCTAGTAATAGTTCGAATTCACATCGAGAGGAAATTGTTAGAGCAATT TTACAGGGACTCGACGAAGTTTTCCTCGATGATTTTTTGggaaattttcattcatgttga